A genomic stretch from Bosea sp. F3-2 includes:
- a CDS encoding sulfite exporter TauE/SafE family protein: MSFDLVFFAAMVPAVILTGLAKGGFSGLGLLSLPLMALVVSPVTAAAIMLPLLIAQDVVSVWSYRRDFDRRNLATLAPGALLGILAGYLLAAKVSDAAVVLAVGLISVGFALRRMLTDGKKPAVATQANWSAGGLWGFLCGFTSMVAHAGGPPFQIYVMPQKLPPAVFVGTGAIFFAAMNWVKLIPYLALGQLNGQNLMASAALLPFAIAATFAGVWLVRRVPAERFYGIVYWLLLLVGLKLVFDGVRDLHLLG; encoded by the coding sequence ATGTCCTTCGACCTCGTCTTCTTCGCCGCCATGGTGCCGGCCGTCATCCTGACGGGGCTCGCGAAAGGTGGCTTTTCCGGGCTCGGCCTGCTCTCCCTGCCGCTGATGGCGCTCGTCGTCTCGCCGGTGACGGCGGCGGCGATCATGCTGCCGCTCTTGATCGCGCAGGACGTGGTCTCGGTCTGGTCCTACCGGCGTGACTTCGACCGCCGCAATCTCGCGACGCTGGCGCCCGGAGCGCTGCTGGGCATCCTCGCCGGTTATCTGCTGGCGGCGAAAGTCTCGGATGCGGCCGTCGTTCTCGCCGTTGGACTCATTTCGGTCGGCTTCGCGCTGCGCCGCATGCTGACCGACGGCAAGAAGCCGGCGGTTGCGACGCAGGCGAACTGGAGCGCTGGCGGTCTCTGGGGCTTCCTCTGCGGCTTCACCAGCATGGTCGCCCATGCCGGCGGCCCGCCCTTCCAGATCTATGTCATGCCGCAGAAGCTGCCGCCCGCCGTCTTCGTCGGCACCGGCGCGATCTTCTTCGCCGCGATGAATTGGGTGAAGCTCATCCCCTATCTCGCGCTCGGCCAGCTCAACGGCCAGAACCTCATGGCCTCCGCCGCGCTGCTGCCTTTCGCCATCGCGGCGACCTTCGCCGGGGTCTGGCTGGTCCGGCGGGTTCCGGCCGAGCGCTTCTACGGCATCGTCTACTGGCTCTTGCTCCTCGTCGGCCTGAAGCTGGTCTTCGACGGGGTGCGCGACCTGCACCTTTTGGGCTGA
- a CDS encoding propionyl-CoA synthetase — protein MNGSHAAPARPAEGYRETYASWQADPDAYWLEIAKGIDWIRPPERAFDASAGIYGRWFPDATCNTCFNALDRHVRDGRGEQIALIYDSPVTGTKAKYTYSQILDEVATLAAVLQDLGVAKGDRVIIYMPMVPEAAFAMLACARIGAVHSVVFGGFAAKELATRIDDAEPKVILTATCGIEPTRVVEYKPLLDGAIEMARHKPQTCVVLQRPEADASMHAVRDKNWRTLVAVAKAAGRKADCVEVAATDPLYILYTSGTTGKPKGVVRDNGGHMVVLKATMDQLFDVKPGEVMFTASDVGWVVGHGYIVYAPLIQGATSVLYEGKPVGTPDPGAFWRVIAEHGVKVLFTAPTAFRAIRKEDPEGRHLAGHDLSRFKALFLAGERADPETLKWAEDLLKVPVIDHWWQTESGSPIVGDPLGLGLLPVKHGSPTVPLPGWDVQCLDEAGHPVKPGTMGAIVLKLPLPPGALPTLWNDDERFRQSYLMTYPGYYNTSDAGFIDEDGYVFIMGRTDDIINVAGHRLSTGGMEEVLAAHPAVAECAVVGIRDALKGEQPCGFVVLKAGVSQSPAEVEKELVALVRERIGPVAAFKLAVTVNRLPKTRSGKILRATMKKIADGEDYAVPATIEDAGVLDEIGTALKGKGIG, from the coding sequence ATGAATGGCTCCCATGCGGCACCCGCCCGCCCCGCCGAAGGCTATCGCGAAACCTATGCAAGCTGGCAGGCCGATCCGGACGCCTATTGGCTCGAGATCGCCAAGGGAATCGATTGGATCCGGCCGCCGGAGAGGGCCTTCGACGCCTCGGCCGGCATCTATGGCCGCTGGTTTCCGGATGCGACCTGCAATACCTGCTTCAACGCGCTCGACCGGCATGTGCGCGATGGGCGCGGCGAGCAGATCGCGCTGATCTACGACAGCCCGGTGACCGGGACGAAGGCCAAATACACCTACAGCCAGATACTCGACGAGGTCGCGACGCTCGCTGCCGTGCTGCAGGATCTCGGCGTCGCCAAGGGCGACCGCGTCATCATCTACATGCCGATGGTGCCCGAGGCGGCCTTCGCCATGCTGGCCTGCGCCCGTATCGGTGCGGTGCATTCGGTGGTGTTCGGCGGCTTCGCGGCGAAGGAGCTGGCGACGCGCATTGATGATGCCGAGCCCAAGGTGATCCTGACCGCGACCTGCGGCATCGAGCCGACGCGGGTGGTCGAGTACAAGCCACTGCTCGATGGCGCGATCGAGATGGCCCGGCACAAGCCGCAGACCTGCGTCGTGCTGCAGCGGCCGGAGGCCGACGCCTCGATGCATGCTGTCCGTGACAAGAACTGGCGCACGCTGGTCGCCGTGGCGAAGGCGGCCGGGCGCAAGGCTGATTGCGTCGAGGTCGCAGCGACCGACCCGCTCTACATCCTCTACACCTCCGGCACGACCGGCAAGCCTAAGGGCGTGGTGCGCGACAATGGCGGGCACATGGTCGTGCTCAAGGCGACGATGGATCAGCTCTTCGACGTCAAGCCCGGCGAGGTGATGTTCACCGCCTCTGATGTCGGCTGGGTCGTCGGCCACGGCTACATCGTCTATGCGCCGCTGATCCAGGGTGCGACCAGCGTGCTCTATGAGGGCAAGCCGGTCGGCACCCCCGATCCTGGCGCTTTCTGGCGGGTCATCGCCGAGCATGGCGTCAAGGTGCTGTTCACGGCGCCAACCGCCTTCCGCGCCATCCGCAAGGAGGATCCCGAGGGCAGGCATCTCGCAGGCCACGACCTGTCGCGGTTTAAGGCGCTGTTCCTCGCTGGCGAGCGGGCCGACCCCGAGACCCTGAAATGGGCCGAGGACCTGCTGAAGGTGCCGGTGATCGACCATTGGTGGCAGACGGAGAGCGGCTCGCCGATCGTCGGTGATCCGCTGGGCCTCGGCCTGCTGCCGGTGAAACACGGCTCGCCGACGGTGCCGCTGCCGGGCTGGGACGTGCAGTGCCTGGATGAGGCCGGCCATCCGGTGAAGCCGGGCACGATGGGCGCGATCGTGTTGAAGCTGCCGCTGCCGCCCGGCGCCCTGCCGACGCTCTGGAACGACGACGAGCGCTTTCGGCAGTCGTATCTGATGACCTATCCGGGCTACTACAACACCTCGGATGCGGGCTTCATCGACGAGGACGGCTATGTCTTCATCATGGGGCGCACCGACGACATCATCAATGTCGCCGGCCATCGGCTTTCGACGGGCGGGATGGAGGAAGTGCTGGCAGCGCATCCGGCCGTGGCGGAATGCGCGGTCGTCGGCATCCGCGACGCACTCAAGGGCGAGCAGCCTTGCGGCTTCGTCGTGCTGAAGGCGGGTGTCAGCCAGTCACCGGCCGAGGTCGAGAAGGAGCTGGTCGCGCTGGTGCGCGAGCGGATCGGCCCAGTGGCGGCCTTCAAGCTCGCCGTGACGGTGAACCGGCTGCCGAAGACGCGCTCCGGCAAGATCCTGCGGGCAACGATGAAGAAGATCGCGGACGGCGAGGATTATGCCGTGCCGGCGACGATCGAGGACGCAGGGGTGCTCGACGAGATCGGTACGGCGCTGAAGGGCAAGGGGATCGGGTAG
- a CDS encoding cell cycle transcriptional regulator TrcR: MSQTPLMPKATAVWLVENTSLTFEQIAEFCKLHPLEVRGIADGEVAAGIKGLDPITSGQLTREELERAAKNPNHHLRLAERKVKVPEVKRAKGPRYTPVSKRQDRPNAILWLLRNHPELKDAQIIRLIGTTKSTIAQIRDRTHWNAQQLTPIDPVSLGLCSQIDLDFEVGRAAKDRPAALAEAGSTLLPAEETTAPAPARSESQPFADMSRPKREEEAAIDVDSVFAKLKQLKRPADEDDEG, encoded by the coding sequence GTGTCACAAACCCCGCTGATGCCCAAGGCCACCGCGGTCTGGCTGGTCGAGAACACCTCGCTGACCTTCGAGCAGATCGCCGAGTTCTGCAAGCTGCACCCGCTCGAGGTGCGCGGCATCGCCGATGGCGAGGTGGCGGCCGGCATCAAGGGCCTCGACCCGATCACCTCGGGCCAGCTCACCCGCGAGGAGCTTGAGCGCGCCGCCAAGAACCCGAACCATCATCTGCGCCTCGCCGAGCGCAAGGTGAAGGTGCCGGAGGTCAAGCGCGCCAAGGGTCCGCGCTACACCCCGGTCTCGAAGCGCCAGGACCGTCCGAACGCGATCCTCTGGCTGCTGCGCAACCATCCCGAGCTCAAGGACGCGCAGATCATCCGCCTGATCGGCACGACCAAGTCGACCATCGCCCAGATCCGCGACCGGACGCACTGGAACGCCCAGCAGCTCACCCCGATCGACCCGGTCAGCCTTGGCCTGTGCTCGCAGATCGACCTGGACTTCGAGGTCGGCCGCGCCGCCAAGGATCGCCCGGCCGCCTTGGCCGAAGCCGGCTCGACCCTGCTGCCAGCCGAAGAGACCACCGCGCCGGCGCCCGCGCGCAGCGAAAGCCAGCCCTTCGCCGATATGAGCCGCCCAAAGCGCGAGGAGGAGGCGGCGATCGACGTCGATTCCGTCTTCGCCAAGCTGAAGCAGCTCAAGCGCCCGGCCGACGAAGACGACGAGGGCTGA
- a CDS encoding NAD(P)H-quinone oxidoreductase gives MAQIPETMTAIGIPSPGGPEVLRPETRPVPRPGPGQILVAIASAGVNRPDVLQRQGGYTPPPGASDIPGLEFAGKVVARGEGAERFAIGQQVCALVPGGGYAEYAVVHESNALPVPKGFSIVEAGAVPETYFTVWTNVFQRGRLQAGESFLVHGGSSGIGTTAIQLAKAFGATVLATAGSDEKCRACRELGADHAINYRAEDFVAAAKAATAGRGVDLILDMVGGDYIDRNYEAAADQGRIVQIAFLNGPKTSANFSRLMLKRLTHTGSTLRPRTVAEKAAIAAELHEKVWPLLEAGRCRPQIHATFPLAQAADAHRLMESSVHIGKIVLTV, from the coding sequence ATGGCGCAAATCCCGGAGACGATGACGGCGATCGGCATCCCCAGCCCGGGAGGCCCGGAAGTCCTGCGCCCCGAAACCCGCCCTGTACCGCGGCCCGGCCCCGGCCAGATCCTCGTCGCCATTGCCTCGGCCGGCGTGAACCGCCCCGATGTCCTGCAACGCCAAGGCGGCTACACCCCGCCGCCGGGCGCCTCCGACATCCCAGGCCTCGAATTCGCCGGCAAGGTCGTCGCGCGCGGCGAAGGGGCGGAGCGCTTCGCGATCGGCCAGCAGGTCTGTGCTCTCGTCCCCGGCGGCGGCTACGCCGAATACGCCGTCGTTCATGAGAGCAATGCGCTGCCCGTGCCGAAAGGCTTTTCGATCGTCGAAGCGGGCGCCGTGCCTGAGACCTACTTCACCGTCTGGACCAATGTCTTCCAGCGCGGGCGCCTGCAGGCGGGCGAGAGCTTCCTTGTCCATGGCGGCTCTTCCGGCATCGGCACCACCGCGATCCAGCTCGCCAAGGCCTTCGGCGCGACCGTGCTGGCGACGGCCGGCTCCGACGAGAAATGCCGTGCCTGCCGCGAGCTCGGCGCCGACCACGCGATCAACTACCGCGCGGAGGATTTCGTCGCCGCGGCAAAAGCGGCGACGGCAGGCCGCGGCGTCGATCTCATCCTCGACATGGTCGGCGGCGACTATATCGACCGCAACTATGAGGCTGCTGCCGATCAGGGCCGCATCGTCCAGATCGCCTTCCTCAACGGCCCGAAGACATCAGCCAATTTCAGCCGCCTGATGCTGAAGCGCCTGACCCATACCGGCTCGACGCTGCGTCCCCGCACCGTCGCCGAGAAGGCCGCCATCGCCGCCGAGCTGCACGAGAAGGTCTGGCCGCTGCTGGAGGCCGGGCGCTGCAGGCCGCAGATCCATGCGACGTTCCCGCTCGCCCAGGCCGCGGATGCCCACCGCCTGATGGAATCGAGCGTCCATATCGGCAAGATCGTGCTGACGGTGTGA
- a CDS encoding DUF1192 domain-containing protein: MSIFPEDDRPKPKSVHEIGQDLSMLSLAEIDERIAVLKAEIERLAEARARKDASRSAADAFFRKLA, encoded by the coding sequence ATGTCGATATTCCCGGAGGATGATCGCCCCAAACCGAAGAGTGTGCACGAGATCGGGCAGGACCTGTCGATGCTCTCGCTCGCAGAGATCGATGAGCGCATCGCCGTGCTGAAAGCCGAGATCGAACGCCTGGCCGAGGCTCGGGCACGCAAGGATGCGTCCCGCTCCGCGGCGGATGCGTTCTTCCGGAAACTCGCCTGA
- a CDS encoding DUF1465 family protein gives MNDVQLLDPPTEEGALSFARRFVRSEAFMLLFREGMGLVEQTAAYLDGEGRKEAAALPREIALTYATESMRLTTRLMQIASWLLVQRAVAEGELTAEQARSEHNKVKISDPMIAPAEHIVAQLPERLRDLMAHSQRLQARVRHLENQMSGTETHREAGNPVQDQLASLQARLGMRR, from the coding sequence ATGAACGACGTCCAGCTGCTCGATCCGCCGACGGAGGAGGGCGCGCTTTCCTTTGCGCGCCGTTTCGTCCGTTCGGAGGCCTTCATGCTGCTGTTTCGCGAAGGCATGGGGCTGGTGGAACAGACCGCCGCCTATCTCGACGGAGAGGGGCGCAAGGAAGCGGCGGCGCTGCCGCGCGAGATCGCGCTGACCTATGCCACCGAGAGCATGCGCCTGACGACGCGGCTGATGCAGATCGCCTCCTGGCTTCTGGTCCAGCGCGCGGTGGCCGAAGGCGAACTCACGGCCGAGCAGGCCAGGAGCGAGCACAACAAGGTCAAGATCAGCGACCCGATGATCGCGCCCGCCGAGCACATCGTCGCACAATTGCCGGAGCGCCTGCGTGACCTGATGGCGCATTCGCAGCGGCTGCAAGCCCGCGTGCGCCATCTCGAAAACCAGATGTCGGGAACCGAGACCCACCGCGAAGCCGGCAATCCGGTTCAGGATCAGTTGGCGAGCTTGCAGGCGCGCCTCGGCATGAGGCGCTGA
- the rpmE gene encoding 50S ribosomal protein L31: MAKTGIHPDYHTIKVVMTDGTEYFTRSTYGKEGDTLNLDIDPKTHPAWTGGTQQLMDRGGRVSRFNSRFGGLGAIGKK; encoded by the coding sequence ATGGCCAAGACCGGCATCCACCCTGACTATCACACCATCAAGGTCGTCATGACCGATGGCACCGAATATTTCACCCGCTCGACCTACGGCAAGGAAGGGGACACCCTGAACCTTGACATCGACCCGAAGACGCATCCGGCCTGGACCGGCGGCACCCAGCAGCTGATGGACCGCGGCGGCCGCGTCTCGCGCTTCAACTCGCGCTTCGGCGGCCTGGGCGCGATCGGCAAGAAGTGA
- a CDS encoding ABC transporter transmembrane domain-containing protein, with the protein MAEVDKNDKKARPDFRSLATFWPYARAQKARIAFALVALVIASLATLVLPMAVRRVIDVGFAGGERQLANSYFILLIGVVAVLALASSARFYLVMTIGERIVSSLRADVFRHLTRLEPAFFDSSKAGDLVSRLTADTTQIKSTFASTASIALRNAIMALGALGLMVATSPRLSAIVIGVIPLIVVPLVLSGRSVRKRARAAQDRLADASAFAAEAVGAIRTMQSFGAARQTSARFETASDEAYAASREATASRALLSGVAIFLVSASVVCVLWTGATEVFDGRMTGGRLSQFILYAVLAASSLGQLSEVYGDISAAAGASSRLGEILALKPAIAAPPHPKRMPGPSLGELAFENVSFSYPSRVGPALSNLSFSIRPGERVALVGPSGAGKSTVLQLALRFYDPQDGRVVVDGVAGPEADPEVWRERFALVPQEPTVFGVSVRDNIAYGRPDASREEVEAAARLAAADEFIRALPQGYDTIVGERGVTLSGGQRQRLAIARAILKDAPILLLDEATSALDSESERAVQDALDRLMLGRTTLVVAHRLATILSADRILVMEDGRIVEEGTHAELKARGGLYARLAALQFGLEAA; encoded by the coding sequence GTGGCCGAGGTTGACAAGAACGACAAGAAGGCGCGTCCCGACTTCCGCTCTCTCGCGACCTTCTGGCCCTATGCGCGCGCGCAGAAGGCGCGGATCGCCTTCGCGCTCGTCGCGCTGGTGATCGCGTCGCTGGCGACGCTGGTGCTGCCCATGGCCGTCCGGCGCGTCATCGATGTCGGTTTCGCCGGCGGCGAACGGCAGCTCGCCAATAGCTACTTCATCCTGCTGATCGGCGTGGTCGCCGTGCTGGCGCTGGCGAGTTCGGCGCGCTTCTATCTCGTCATGACCATCGGCGAGCGCATCGTCTCTTCGTTGCGCGCCGATGTCTTCCGCCACCTGACACGGCTGGAGCCGGCCTTCTTCGATTCGAGCAAGGCGGGCGACCTCGTCTCGCGGCTGACCGCCGACACGACCCAGATCAAGTCGACCTTCGCCTCGACCGCCTCGATCGCCCTGCGCAACGCCATCATGGCGCTGGGCGCGCTCGGGCTGATGGTGGCGACGAGCCCGCGGCTCTCCGCCATCGTCATCGGCGTGATCCCGCTGATCGTCGTTCCGCTGGTCCTTTCGGGCCGTTCGGTTCGCAAGCGGGCGCGGGCGGCGCAGGACAGGCTGGCCGATGCCTCCGCCTTCGCTGCCGAGGCTGTCGGCGCGATCCGGACGATGCAGTCCTTCGGGGCCGCCCGCCAGACCTCGGCCCGCTTCGAGACCGCCTCCGACGAGGCCTATGCCGCTTCGCGGGAGGCCACAGCCTCGCGCGCGCTGCTCTCCGGCGTCGCGATCTTCCTGGTCAGCGCCAGCGTCGTCTGCGTGCTCTGGACGGGGGCGACCGAGGTCTTCGACGGACGGATGACCGGCGGCCGGCTTTCGCAGTTCATCCTCTATGCGGTGCTGGCGGCAAGCTCGCTCGGCCAGCTCTCCGAGGTCTATGGCGACATCAGCGCGGCGGCTGGCGCCTCGAGCCGGCTCGGCGAGATCCTGGCCCTGAAGCCCGCGATCGCCGCGCCGCCGCATCCCAAGCGGATGCCGGGGCCCTCGCTCGGCGAACTCGCTTTCGAGAACGTCTCGTTCAGCTATCCCAGCCGGGTCGGCCCGGCGCTGTCGAATCTGAGCTTCTCGATTCGTCCGGGTGAGCGCGTGGCGCTGGTCGGGCCATCCGGCGCGGGCAAGAGCACGGTGCTGCAGCTCGCGCTGCGCTTCTACGATCCACAGGACGGGCGCGTCGTCGTCGACGGTGTCGCTGGCCCTGAGGCCGATCCGGAGGTCTGGCGCGAGCGCTTCGCACTGGTGCCGCAGGAGCCGACCGTCTTCGGCGTCTCGGTGCGGGACAACATCGCCTATGGCCGCCCCGACGCCTCGCGGGAGGAGGTCGAGGCCGCGGCGCGACTCGCAGCGGCCGATGAGTTCATCCGGGCGCTGCCGCAGGGCTACGACACGATCGTCGGCGAGCGTGGCGTCACGCTGTCGGGCGGGCAGCGCCAGCGCCTCGCCATCGCGCGGGCGATCCTCAAGGATGCGCCCATCCTGCTGCTCGACGAGGCGACGAGCGCGCTCGACTCGGAAAGCGAACGGGCGGTTCAGGATGCGCTCGACCGGCTGATGCTGGGGCGCACGACACTGGTCGTGGCGCATCGTCTCGCGACCATCCTCTCGGCCGACCGCATCCTCGTCATGGAAGATGGCCGCATCGTCGAGGAAGGCACGCATGCCGAGCTCAAGGCGCGCGGCGGGCTTTATGCGCGCCTGGCCGCGCTGCAGTTCGGGCTGGAAGCGGCTTAG
- a CDS encoding Ivy family c-type lysozyme inhibitor, giving the protein MSVRRLSFAIAGALALMLTAPASAQAPNGGGRYLHDMLKQPTYREAWTRMVGKLGPREAWLKADQLSGPGGPSTIVTVGGQTFERVDTCKRHDCGDNRFYALFSPDGSEALGVLIQPGNIRFFGQPSEAQQRALVGP; this is encoded by the coding sequence ATGTCCGTCCGGCGCCTCTCTTTCGCAATCGCTGGGGCTCTCGCGCTGATGCTGACAGCCCCGGCCTCGGCCCAGGCGCCCAACGGCGGTGGGCGCTACCTCCACGACATGCTGAAGCAGCCGACCTATCGCGAGGCCTGGACACGCATGGTCGGCAAGCTCGGCCCGCGCGAAGCCTGGCTCAAGGCAGACCAGCTGAGTGGTCCGGGCGGACCCAGCACGATCGTCACCGTCGGCGGCCAGACCTTCGAGCGCGTCGACACCTGCAAGCGCCACGATTGCGGCGATAACCGGTTCTATGCGCTGTTCTCGCCCGACGGCAGCGAGGCGCTCGGCGTTCTCATCCAGCCCGGCAATATCCGCTTCTTCGGCCAGCCCAGCGAGGCACAACAGCGCGCGCTGGTGGGACCTTAG
- a CDS encoding peptidoglycan -binding protein — MALSRAHRREDANFWPGFVDALSTMLIGIVFLLTVFVLGQFFLSQELTGKDTALERLNKQISELTDLLALERASNRQAQESLQLMQSTLTREQDERSRLQGQLATQDNGAPAQLAETQKALDAEKQLSARAQATVDLVNQQILAMRRQLAALEEALAASEAKDKESQTRISELGSRLNVALAQRVQELARYRSDFFGRLRQVLGTRPDIRVVGDRFVFQSEVFFDAGQAVLKPEGKDELDKLAAILLDLGREMPPDLPWILRVDGHTDNRPIKTAQFPSNWHLASARAIAVVEYLISRGLPTDRVAATGFGEYQPLDVANTDEAHRRNRRIEFKITER; from the coding sequence ATGGCCCTCTCCCGCGCCCATCGCCGCGAGGACGCGAATTTCTGGCCCGGCTTCGTCGACGCGCTCTCGACGATGCTGATCGGCATCGTCTTCCTGCTCACGGTCTTCGTCCTCGGCCAGTTCTTCCTCTCACAGGAGTTGACCGGCAAGGACACCGCGCTGGAACGCCTCAACAAGCAGATCTCCGAACTCACCGACCTGCTCGCGCTCGAGCGCGCCTCGAACCGGCAGGCGCAGGAGAGCCTGCAGCTCATGCAATCGACCCTGACGCGCGAGCAGGACGAGCGCAGCCGCCTGCAGGGCCAGCTCGCCACCCAGGACAATGGCGCTCCGGCCCAACTCGCCGAAACGCAGAAAGCGCTGGACGCCGAAAAGCAGCTGTCCGCCCGCGCCCAGGCGACGGTCGATCTCGTCAACCAGCAGATCCTCGCCATGCGCCGCCAGCTTGCGGCGCTGGAGGAGGCGCTCGCCGCCTCGGAGGCCAAGGACAAGGAATCGCAGACCCGCATCTCCGAACTCGGCTCGCGGCTCAACGTCGCGCTCGCCCAGCGCGTCCAGGAACTCGCGCGCTACCGCTCGGATTTCTTCGGGCGCCTGCGGCAGGTGCTCGGCACCCGGCCTGACATCCGTGTCGTCGGCGACCGCTTCGTTTTCCAGTCGGAGGTCTTCTTCGATGCCGGTCAGGCCGTGCTGAAGCCCGAAGGCAAGGACGAGCTCGACAAGCTCGCCGCCATCCTGCTCGATCTCGGCCGCGAGATGCCGCCGGACCTGCCCTGGATCCTGCGCGTCGACGGCCATACCGACAACCGCCCGATCAAGACGGCCCAGTTCCCCTCGAACTGGCATCTCGCCTCGGCGCGCGCCATCGCGGTCGTCGAATACCTGATCTCGCGCGGCCTGCCGACCGATCGTGTCGCCGCCACCGGCTTCGGCGAATATCAGCCGCTCGACGTCGCCAATACCGACGAGGCACACCGCCGCAACCGCCGTATCGAGTTCAAGATCACGGAGCGCTGA